From Bacteroidota bacterium, one genomic window encodes:
- a CDS encoding redoxin domain-containing protein → MENLPKNTIYKFTATSLEGKEIALSEYAGRVLLIVNTATHCGHVGQLQTLENVYQQYKEQGFEILGFPSNQFANQEPLEGKAIGEFCTKNYGVSFQLFDKINVRGKDAHPLFKFFGDKKQNGKIAVHPLWNYYKFLIDRNGNVIDYFFTYTQPDNKRIIKAIKKALHTSPANAKPTFAH, encoded by the coding sequence ATGGAAAATTTACCGAAAAACACTATTTACAAATTCACAGCAACATCATTGGAAGGAAAAGAAATAGCACTTTCGGAATATGCAGGAAGAGTATTATTGATAGTGAATACTGCAACACATTGCGGACATGTTGGTCAATTGCAAACATTAGAAAATGTGTATCAGCAATATAAAGAACAGGGATTTGAAATATTGGGTTTTCCCAGTAATCAATTTGCAAATCAAGAACCATTAGAGGGGAAAGCAATTGGTGAATTTTGTACAAAAAATTATGGTGTAAGTTTTCAACTATTTGATAAAATAAATGTGCGTGGTAAAGATGCACATCCACTCTTTAAATTTTTTGGTGATAAAAAACAAAATGGAAAGATTGCAGTGCATCCGTTATGGAATTACTACAAATTTTTAATTGATCGCAATGGTAATGTGATTGATTATTTTTTTACTTATACCCAACCGGATAACAAGAGAATTATTAAGGCAATTAAAAAAGCATTGCACACATCACCGGCAAATGCAAAACCTACATTTGCGCATTAA
- a CDS encoding sulfotransferase, with amino-acid sequence MSNLKLPTFLVVGAVKAGTTSLHEYLNQHPEIFMSPVKETNFFSDADMLFDKFNVDYKQDIDHNLDKYLDGPMDKKIHIAHVRTWQQYQKLFRDVKEQKAIGEISNSYLYCPNTANAIHAQLPEAKIVMILRNPIDRLFSQYLMNLKLGKIITKDLLLEIQNDQDKKDKGWGVSHLYLEVGKYYPQVKNYFDIFSKNQVHVILYDDYKKDPAVVMKKLFAFIGVDADFSLDMSMKYNEAGLPRFGKLNYWLTQTGIYGLSKKLFPDSLKSRIKSLIYTKDNIPLISPEEKSWLINYYKEDVEQLEKLLGVSLQHWLQ; translated from the coding sequence GTGAGTAATTTAAAACTTCCAACATTTCTGGTGGTAGGTGCGGTAAAGGCCGGTACCACTTCCTTGCATGAATATTTAAATCAGCATCCTGAAATTTTTATGTCGCCTGTGAAGGAAACAAATTTCTTCAGCGACGCAGATATGTTGTTTGATAAATTCAATGTGGATTATAAACAGGATATAGATCATAATCTCGATAAATATCTGGATGGTCCGATGGATAAAAAAATTCATATTGCACATGTCCGTACCTGGCAGCAATATCAAAAATTATTCAGAGATGTAAAAGAGCAAAAAGCAATTGGTGAGATAAGTAATTCTTATTTGTATTGCCCCAATACGGCAAATGCCATTCATGCGCAATTGCCAGAAGCAAAAATTGTAATGATATTGCGCAATCCGATTGATCGTTTGTTTTCTCAATATCTGATGAATCTTAAACTCGGAAAAATTATTACCAAAGATTTGTTGCTTGAAATTCAGAATGATCAAGATAAAAAAGATAAGGGCTGGGGTGTAAGTCATTTGTATTTGGAAGTAGGAAAATATTATCCGCAGGTAAAAAATTATTTTGATATTTTTTCAAAGAATCAAGTGCATGTAATTCTGTATGATGATTATAAAAAAGATCCTGCTGTGGTAATGAAAAAGTTATTTGCATTCATTGGTGTGGATGCAGATTTTTCTTTGGATATGAGTATGAAATATAATGAAGCAGGTTTACCTCGTTTTGGAAAATTAAATTATTGGTTGACACAAACAGGAATTTACGGATTATCAAAAAAATTATTTCCCGACTCATTAAAATCACGTATTAAATCTTTGATCTATACAAAAGATAATATCCCTTTAATTTCCCCAGAGGAAAAAAGTTGGTTGATTAATTACTATAAAGAGGATGTGGAGCAATTAGAAAAATTATTGGGAGTATCGCTTCAGCATTGGTTGCAATAG
- the der gene encoding ribosome biogenesis GTPase Der, translating to MSFTIAIIGRPNVGKSTLFNRLVGERQAIVDDISGVTRDRQYGSSEWNGKQFDVIDTGGFVEHSEDVFEKAIRNQVNMAIEEASLLIFMVDVTTGMTDLDEDMLNKLRRVQKRVYLAVNKVDNATRLLLAQEFYSTGFEHIYFVSSITGSGTGELLDAIAKEIPDNVSDIDGELAELPKFAIVGQPNVGKSTLINALTGEERNIVTDIAGTTRDAIHTRYRMFNKDFLLIDTAGIRKKSAVKENIEFYTVIRAIKAIDEADVCLLILDASLGIEGQDLTIFSTIVRKRKGVVVLVNKWDIVEKDTNSMKYFEEHIKYRLAPFKDVPIIFISALDKTRIYKAMETALQVFENKKIKISTSQLNDKLLPLIEAYPPPAIRGKHIKVKYITQLPARTPSFAFFTNNPKDIREPYRNFLENKLREHFNLSGVPVNIFFRQK from the coding sequence ATGAGTTTTACAATCGCAATTATCGGAAGGCCTAACGTTGGCAAATCCACTTTATTTAACAGATTGGTGGGTGAGAGACAAGCAATCGTGGACGACATAAGTGGCGTTACACGAGATCGTCAATATGGAAGTTCCGAATGGAATGGAAAACAATTTGATGTGATTGACACCGGTGGTTTTGTGGAGCACTCGGAAGATGTGTTTGAAAAAGCAATTCGCAATCAGGTGAATATGGCCATTGAAGAAGCTTCACTATTAATTTTTATGGTGGACGTTACTACAGGCATGACGGATTTGGATGAAGACATGTTGAATAAATTGCGCAGGGTACAGAAGCGGGTTTATCTTGCAGTGAATAAAGTAGATAATGCTACCCGGCTTTTATTAGCACAAGAGTTTTACAGTACAGGTTTCGAACATATTTATTTTGTTTCTTCAATAACAGGAAGTGGAACGGGTGAATTGTTGGACGCAATTGCTAAAGAGATTCCGGATAATGTTTCGGATATAGACGGTGAATTAGCAGAGTTGCCAAAGTTTGCAATTGTTGGTCAACCGAACGTAGGTAAATCGACTTTGATAAATGCATTAACAGGTGAGGAGCGGAATATTGTAACAGATATTGCAGGCACTACTCGTGATGCAATTCATACTCGCTATCGCATGTTCAACAAAGATTTTTTATTGATTGATACTGCAGGTATTCGCAAGAAAAGTGCAGTAAAGGAAAACATAGAATTCTATACAGTTATTCGTGCGATAAAAGCAATTGATGAAGCAGATGTTTGTCTGCTGATATTAGATGCAAGTTTGGGGATAGAAGGTCAGGATCTTACCATTTTTAGTACAATAGTGAGAAAGCGCAAAGGAGTAGTTGTGCTTGTAAATAAATGGGATATAGTGGAGAAGGATACCAATAGCATGAAATATTTTGAAGAACATATTAAATACAGATTAGCACCATTTAAAGATGTGCCGATTATATTTATCTCGGCCTTGGATAAAACCAGGATTTACAAAGCAATGGAAACTGCATTGCAGGTGTTTGAAAACAAAAAAATAAAAATCAGTACTTCCCAATTGAATGATAAATTATTGCCATTGATAGAAGCGTATCCGCCACCTGCCATTAGAGGAAAACATATCAAAGTAAAATACATCACACAATTGCCGGCACGTACACCTTCTTTTGCTTTCTTCACAAATAATCCGAAAGATATACGGGAGCCATATCGAAATTTCTTAGAAAATAAACTGAGGGAACATTTCAACTTATCCGGAGTGCCTGTTAATATATTTTTCCGACAGAAATAA
- the trmD gene encoding tRNA (guanosine(37)-N1)-methyltransferase TrmD, whose amino-acid sequence MRIDIITVLPELLQSPLNHSIMKRAKEKGLLEVNLINLRDYSTFNHKQVDDYQFGGGAGMVMMIEPIFNCVNALQLERKYDDVIYLSPDGELLDQPLANNLSLKNNLLLLCGHYKGVDERVREHLITREISIGNYVLSGGELAAAVLVDSIGRLLPGVLNDETSALSDSFQDNLLSPPVYTRPAEFNGWKVPDILLSGHTANIENWRYEQAMERTKQRRPGLLEE is encoded by the coding sequence ATGCGAATCGATATTATTACCGTTCTACCTGAATTATTACAGAGCCCACTGAATCATAGTATTATGAAACGGGCAAAAGAGAAAGGTTTATTAGAAGTAAATCTTATTAATCTCAGAGATTATAGCACATTTAATCATAAGCAAGTAGATGATTATCAGTTTGGTGGTGGCGCAGGAATGGTGATGATGATAGAGCCGATTTTTAATTGTGTGAATGCGCTTCAATTGGAAAGAAAATATGATGACGTCATTTATTTATCTCCCGACGGTGAATTATTGGATCAACCGTTGGCAAATAATCTTTCTTTAAAAAATAATTTGCTGCTGCTTTGTGGTCATTATAAAGGTGTGGATGAGAGAGTGCGGGAACATTTAATAACAAGAGAAATATCCATTGGCAATTATGTACTTAGTGGTGGTGAATTGGCAGCCGCAGTGTTGGTGGATTCTATCGGGAGATTATTGCCCGGAGTATTAAATGATGAAACATCTGCTCTCAGCGATTCTTTTCAGGATAATTTATTATCACCACCGGTTTATACCCGACCTGCTGAATTTAATGGTTGGAAAGTGCCGGATATATTGCTGAGCGGCCATACAGCAAACATTGAAAATTGGCGATATGAGCAGGCAATGGAACGAACAAAACAACGCAGACCAGGATTATTAGAAGAATAA
- the trxB gene encoding thioredoxin-disulfide reductase, producing MSEIKSCVIIGSGPAGYTAAIYAARANLKPVMYTGLEPGGQLMQTTDVENYPGYPSGILGPEMMEDFKKQAERFGTDIHFGIVNKVDFSGSVKKMWLDNGEEIQAHSVIIATGATAKWLGLESEKRLNGNGVSACAVCDGFFFRNQIVALVGGGDTACEEALYLAKLCTKVHMLVRKDHFRASKIMQERVEETANIEIHWNTEVLEVLGDTTVEGMRIKNNITNEEKEIAITGFFVAIGHQPNTAIFKGILDMDQQEYLITKPGSTKTNIAGVFAAGDVQDKTYRQAVTAAGSGCMAALDAERYLSELGIE from the coding sequence ATGAGCGAGATTAAATCATGTGTAATAATCGGTTCCGGACCTGCCGGATATACCGCCGCAATTTATGCCGCAAGAGCAAATTTAAAACCGGTGATGTACACAGGCTTAGAACCCGGCGGTCAGTTAATGCAAACCACTGATGTAGAAAATTACCCGGGATATCCATCAGGAATATTAGGACCTGAAATGATGGAGGATTTTAAAAAACAAGCAGAAAGATTTGGAACTGATATTCATTTTGGAATAGTGAATAAAGTAGATTTCAGTGGCTCGGTAAAAAAAATGTGGTTAGATAACGGCGAAGAAATTCAGGCACATAGTGTAATAATTGCAACCGGTGCTACAGCAAAATGGTTAGGATTAGAATCTGAAAAAAGATTAAATGGCAATGGTGTTTCTGCATGTGCTGTTTGCGATGGTTTCTTTTTTCGCAATCAAATTGTTGCTTTAGTTGGTGGTGGCGATACTGCATGTGAGGAAGCATTATATCTTGCAAAACTTTGCACCAAAGTTCACATGCTTGTACGCAAGGATCATTTCAGAGCTTCTAAAATTATGCAGGAGCGTGTGGAAGAAACCGCCAATATCGAAATTCATTGGAACACTGAAGTATTAGAAGTTTTAGGTGATACAACTGTAGAAGGTATGCGCATAAAAAATAATATCACCAACGAAGAAAAAGAAATTGCAATCACCGGATTTTTTGTTGCTATTGGTCATCAACCAAACACTGCAATCTTCAAAGGCATTTTGGATATGGATCAACAGGAATATCTTATTACAAAACCAGGAAGTACAAAAACAAATATTGCAGGTGTGTTTGCCGCAGGCGATGTACAAGATAAAACTTACAGACAAGCAGTTACTGCTGCAGGTTCAGGATGTATGGCTGCATTGGATGCAGAAAGATATCTATCAGAATTGGGAATTGAATAA
- the bshB1 gene encoding bacillithiol biosynthesis deacetylase BshB1: protein MKINILAFGVHPDDVELGCGGLLLNENKNGKTTGIIDITQGEMGTRGTVEIRLQEAKDAAKILGASVRENLNLEDAFFENNRKSKLRVIEMIRKYQPDVVICNALWDRHPDHGRSNQLVEDACFLSGLFKIETTLENIKQKPWRPNLVLHYIQDRFITPAFVVDVTDVWEKRMDAILAHKSQVYNPASDEPKTYIASKAFMENINSRAMEFGRPCGFQYAEGYTCKKTIGLKNIDALY, encoded by the coding sequence ATGAAAATTAATATACTTGCTTTTGGCGTGCATCCCGATGATGTAGAATTAGGTTGTGGTGGTTTATTATTAAATGAAAATAAGAATGGAAAAACTACCGGCATCATTGATATTACACAAGGTGAAATGGGAACACGAGGAACAGTTGAAATCAGATTGCAGGAAGCAAAAGATGCAGCAAAAATTCTGGGTGCATCAGTGCGTGAAAATTTAAACCTGGAAGATGCTTTTTTTGAAAATAACCGTAAATCGAAATTGCGTGTAATTGAAATGATAAGAAAGTATCAACCCGATGTAGTTATTTGCAATGCACTATGGGATCGTCATCCTGATCACGGTCGCAGTAATCAATTAGTGGAAGATGCATGTTTCTTATCCGGATTATTTAAAATTGAAACTACACTTGAAAATATAAAGCAGAAACCCTGGCGACCAAACTTAGTTTTACATTATATTCAAGATAGATTTATAACTCCTGCTTTTGTAGTAGATGTAACTGATGTTTGGGAAAAAAGAATGGATGCAATTTTAGCACATAAGAGTCAGGTGTATAATCCTGCATCCGATGAACCTAAAACATATATTGCTTCAAAAGCTTTTATGGAAAATATTAATTCCAGAGCTATGGAATTTGGAAGACCTTGCGGATTTCAATATGCCGAAGGATATACTTGTAAAAAAACTATTGGCTTGAAAAATATTGATGCTTTGTATTGA
- a CDS encoding DUF4915 domain-containing protein, protein MFLKESNRLLVIGSLNANPADRVLNRDTIRSVQLINNKEEIIPVPFFNTWGELGMSSMAPHPHDPFILFFASSVAVFKFDLKHATYVDLQIPNLTDIHEISFIGNGLWISNTKHDEIVCYDITTNKVLSRINLSDFKSTAPEEGEDADDVEVVDKFHCNLIFPGYDNDTYILVHHTSGRQLMKRIAQKFIKSQGNGGVVNISNRKRYPLNLKAPHSVRQVNGNYWVFDSGHFELKVFDKDWKFLKSIDTKGFGRGGDLDNELGYYYAGVSETRKRYLGLFPGGEAVPNMVQIVSIKDYKIIKSIKIPYVEQLNNVYCISKDVADALLALK, encoded by the coding sequence ATGTTTTTAAAAGAGTCAAATAGATTATTAGTTATCGGTTCATTAAATGCAAACCCTGCCGACAGAGTTTTGAATCGTGATACAATACGAAGTGTTCAGCTTATTAATAATAAGGAAGAAATTATTCCTGTTCCTTTTTTTAATACATGGGGCGAGTTGGGCATGAGCTCTATGGCACCACATCCGCATGATCCATTTATATTATTTTTTGCATCGAGTGTTGCAGTATTTAAATTTGATTTGAAGCATGCAACTTATGTGGATCTGCAAATTCCTAATCTTACAGATATACACGAAATAAGTTTCATCGGTAATGGTCTTTGGATTTCCAATACCAAGCACGATGAAATTGTGTGCTATGATATTACTACAAATAAAGTTTTATCACGTATAAATCTAAGTGATTTTAAATCTACAGCACCGGAAGAAGGTGAAGATGCAGATGATGTAGAAGTGGTTGACAAATTTCATTGCAATCTGATTTTTCCAGGCTATGATAATGATACCTATATATTAGTGCATCATACTTCAGGAAGACAATTAATGAAGCGTATTGCACAAAAATTTATTAAGAGTCAAGGCAATGGTGGCGTTGTAAATATTTCGAATCGCAAACGATATCCATTGAATTTAAAAGCACCGCATAGTGTGCGACAAGTAAATGGAAATTATTGGGTTTTTGACAGTGGGCATTTTGAGCTAAAAGTGTTTGATAAAGATTGGAAATTTTTAAAGAGCATAGACACAAAAGGATTTGGCAGAGGTGGTGATTTGGATAATGAACTGGGTTATTATTATGCCGGAGTTTCTGAAACTAGAAAGCGCTATTTAGGTTTATTCCCCGGTGGTGAGGCAGTACCTAATATGGTTCAAATAGTTTCAATAAAGGATTATAAAATAATTAAGTCAATTAAAATTCCGTATGTGGAGCAATTGAATAATGTATATTGTATATCGAAGGATGTTGCCGATGCGCTGCTTGCTCTGAAATAA
- the rplS gene encoding 50S ribosomal protein L19 produces the protein MELLKNLETELIPSRDMPQFKGGDNVTVHYKIVEGDKSRIQLFRGDVLQKKGRGRTQTFTVRKISNGIGVERIFPLFSPNIEKIELNKVGKVRRSRIFYLRGLKGKSARIKENRTITTAAE, from the coding sequence ATGGAACTGCTTAAAAATCTTGAAACAGAATTAATACCATCGAGAGATATGCCCCAATTTAAAGGAGGCGATAATGTAACTGTACACTATAAAATTGTGGAAGGTGATAAGAGCCGTATCCAGTTATTTCGTGGTGATGTGCTACAGAAAAAAGGAAGAGGTCGTACTCAAACATTTACTGTTCGGAAAATTTCTAACGGAATTGGTGTAGAAAGAATTTTCCCTTTATTCTCACCTAATATTGAGAAGATAGAATTGAACAAGGTAGGTAAAGTGCGTCGTAGCAGAATTTTCTATCTGAGAGGATTGAAAGGTAAGAGCGCACGTATTAAAGAAAACAGAACAATTACTACAGCAGCGGAATAA
- the rpsP gene encoding 30S ribosomal protein S16: MSVRLRLQRHGRTKAPFYHIVAAHNTSPRDGRFIERLGSYNPTKVPAQITLDVDKALMWLLQGAEPSTTVNAILKYKGVLYKKHLLRGLKKGALTQEQVDEKFMDWERGHHGAVSDHVKMIEDRAAKAKSDEKDRIDAKRRDKEEADAKVIADAKAAEDAAAAEAKAAEEAATAEVETPATEASNEEPASDVQEEKSAEENTAEEPVKE; this comes from the coding sequence ATGTCAGTTAGATTAAGATTACAGCGACACGGTCGCACAAAAGCGCCTTTCTATCATATCGTAGCAGCGCACAACACTTCACCCAGAGACGGTAGATTTATTGAGAGATTAGGTTCTTATAATCCTACTAAAGTTCCTGCACAAATTACATTGGACGTAGATAAAGCACTAATGTGGTTATTACAAGGTGCAGAACCTTCCACTACTGTAAATGCAATTCTGAAATACAAAGGGGTGCTTTACAAAAAACATTTATTACGTGGATTGAAAAAAGGTGCATTAACGCAAGAGCAGGTGGATGAAAAATTTATGGATTGGGAACGTGGCCATCATGGTGCTGTTAGTGATCATGTGAAAATGATTGAAGACAGAGCAGCAAAAGCGAAATCAGATGAGAAGGATCGCATTGATGCTAAGCGTAGAGATAAAGAAGAAGCAGATGCAAAAGTTATAGCCGATGCCAAGGCTGCGGAAGATGCAGCAGCAGCAGAAGCTAAAGCAGCGGAGGAAGCTGCAACAGCAGAAGTGGAAACACCTGCTACAGAAGCTTCAAATGAAGAGCCTGCAAGTGATGTTCAAGAAGAAAAATCAGCGGAAGAAAATACTGCTGAAGAGCCTGTAAAAGAATAA
- the era gene encoding GTPase Era: MAFKSGFVNIIGKPNAGKSTLMNFLVGERLSIITAKAQTTRRRIIGIVNTEEMQIIYSDTPGIVHDPQYKLHERMNAQIYTALEDADVLIYLTTPDEEIETENTFLLSFKNITIPFIIALNKIDKIEEKVIEEKIKMWQHTFPNAKVLGISALKNKNLESLQTCILENIPEHPAYYDTDALTDLSERFFVAEIIREKILEQYEKEIPYSVEVIVTAFKEKPDITVISAEIYVIRETQKIIIIGKGGSAIKKLGTESRKAIEEFIQKKVFLELHVKIKGDWKNDDRMLKHFGYE; this comes from the coding sequence ATGGCCTTTAAATCCGGATTCGTAAATATCATTGGAAAACCAAATGCAGGAAAATCCACATTGATGAATTTTCTTGTTGGCGAAAGGCTATCCATAATTACTGCTAAAGCACAAACAACAAGAAGAAGAATAATCGGCATTGTGAATACAGAAGAAATGCAAATTATTTATTCCGATACGCCGGGCATTGTGCATGATCCCCAATACAAATTACATGAACGGATGAACGCACAAATTTATACCGCATTGGAAGATGCAGATGTGCTGATTTATCTTACTACACCCGATGAAGAAATAGAAACTGAGAATACATTTTTATTGTCGTTTAAAAATATCACTATCCCATTTATTATCGCATTGAATAAAATAGATAAGATAGAAGAAAAAGTTATTGAAGAAAAAATAAAAATGTGGCAACACACATTTCCAAATGCAAAAGTGTTAGGTATTTCTGCATTGAAAAATAAAAATCTGGAATCATTGCAAACATGTATTCTTGAAAACATTCCGGAACATCCCGCTTATTATGATACCGATGCATTGACAGATCTTTCAGAAAGATTTTTTGTTGCGGAAATTATTCGTGAAAAGATATTGGAGCAATATGAAAAAGAAATTCCATACTCCGTAGAAGTAATAGTTACCGCATTTAAAGAGAAACCGGATATCACTGTTATCTCTGCCGAAATATATGTAATTCGTGAAACGCAAAAAATAATAATAATTGGCAAAGGCGGTAGTGCAATTAAAAAATTAGGAACAGAATCACGTAAAGCAATAGAAGAGTTTATACAGAAAAAAGTATTCTTAGAACTGCATGTAAAAATAAAAGGCGATTGGAAAAATGATGATCGCATGCTGAAGCATTTTGGTTATGAATAA
- a CDS encoding type II toxin-antitoxin system RelE/ParE family toxin, translating into MARLNWTDQSVLDLINIFDFIAKDSRRFAKITIGKIRDSAKNIRNYPLLGKIVSEINVVEIREVIIGNYRLIYLVVEKDRVDILTVFHSSRLLDIEEFKSRVGRGESHL; encoded by the coding sequence ATGGCTCGCTTAAATTGGACCGATCAATCTGTTCTTGATTTAATAAACATTTTTGATTTTATTGCTAAAGATTCTCGTCGTTTTGCAAAAATCACAATAGGGAAAATTAGAGATTCAGCCAAAAATATTCGGAATTATCCTTTGCTTGGTAAAATAGTTTCAGAGATAAATGTGGTTGAAATAAGAGAAGTTATTATTGGAAATTATAGACTGATTTATCTTGTTGTCGAAAAAGATCGGGTTGATATTCTTACTGTTTTTCATTCATCGAGATTATTAGATATTGAAGAATTCAAAAGTCGAGTAGGTAGAGGGGAATCACATCTATAA
- a CDS encoding sulfotransferase domain-containing protein: MSINNTLPNFIVVGANKGGTTSLYHYLKQHPEVYLSPIKEPHYFSKDIDTSLFLKSFANNKLQDIEGYVNGEMDVEYHAAFVRSWEQYQLLFKNIQAQKAIGELSTSYLYSTVAAQEIKQALGDIKIIIALRNPIQRAFSHYRMNLYTGNSNIFNFMQAIQEDEKHIPKVWGNANLYLELGLYYEQVKRYLEIFSPENVKIIFTEDMRRNSKQLISELYAFIGVDPNFIADTSVQYNEVYTPKYKNLTWLLNTLGIRPLLKRISGSGIKKFAVKYLYRDKSDKGEITPEEKAFLINYYKVDIQKLSALLNKDLSNWMQ; the protein is encoded by the coding sequence ATGAGTATAAATAACACACTCCCAAATTTTATAGTTGTTGGCGCAAATAAAGGCGGCACTACTTCGCTGTATCATTATTTGAAACAACATCCGGAAGTTTATCTCAGCCCAATAAAAGAACCGCATTATTTCTCAAAAGATATTGATACGAGTTTATTTTTAAAATCGTTTGCAAATAATAAATTGCAAGATATAGAAGGGTATGTTAATGGTGAAATGGATGTGGAATATCATGCAGCATTTGTGAGAAGTTGGGAGCAATATCAATTGTTATTTAAAAACATTCAAGCGCAAAAAGCAATTGGTGAATTAAGCACTTCGTATTTGTATTCTACAGTTGCGGCACAAGAAATAAAGCAAGCATTGGGCGATATAAAAATCATTATCGCTTTGCGCAATCCTATACAAAGAGCCTTCTCGCATTACCGCATGAATTTATATACAGGCAACAGTAATATTTTCAATTTTATGCAGGCAATACAAGAAGATGAAAAGCATATCCCTAAAGTGTGGGGTAATGCAAATCTGTATTTAGAATTGGGATTATATTATGAGCAAGTGAAACGTTATCTCGAAATATTTTCACCCGAAAATGTAAAGATTATTTTCACAGAAGATATGCGTCGCAATAGCAAACAATTGATTAGTGAACTATATGCATTCATTGGTGTCGATCCGAATTTTATTGCCGATACTTCTGTGCAATACAATGAAGTATATACACCGAAATATAAAAATCTTACTTGGTTATTGAATACACTTGGGATTCGTCCATTATTAAAACGTATTTCGGGATCCGGAATTAAAAAATTTGCAGTAAAATATTTATACAGAGATAAATCGGATAAGGGAGAAATTACTCCGGAAGAAAAAGCATTTCTTATTAATTATTATAAAGTGGATATACAAAAATTATCTGCTTTATTGAATAAAGACCTAAGCAATTGGATGCAATAA
- a CDS encoding glycosyltransferase family 2 protein, translating into MDAINTHAPSVCIILVNYNTWEDTIECMESILKSNYSNFQIVVVENYSTNNSWEQLIKWCRGEAFPKVEASNPLFKYSNPPAIKPVMYLRANVEESDHLRLINTGGIKPILFIKSDENLGFAGGNNVGLRYAIFNSFDYMWLLNNDTVIESDTLKQLVDYGELHAKKKIGIIGSKLLLYHKPDTLQGMGAVFNKYSGKSKIIGAQQKDIGQFDNADVQCNYVIGAAMFVPRSFVLDVGVMSEDYFLYNEENDWASRAKRKGWSVGVAAKSKVYHKQGASTGNSPKKSKWQIKALHYKYRGKIKLYKKYYRPQLPFLYLHLLSRSATYLAKGNFSEAAVIYKAIFNTKF; encoded by the coding sequence TTGGATGCAATAAATACACATGCACCTTCGGTATGTATTATCCTGGTAAATTATAATACCTGGGAAGATACTATTGAATGTATGGAGAGCATTTTAAAAAGCAACTACAGTAATTTTCAAATTGTAGTTGTAGAAAATTACTCAACAAATAATTCATGGGAGCAACTAATTAAATGGTGTAGAGGTGAAGCATTTCCAAAAGTAGAAGCCTCAAATCCATTATTTAAATATTCAAATCCACCTGCTATAAAACCAGTGATGTATTTAAGAGCAAATGTGGAAGAATCTGATCATTTGCGATTAATTAATACCGGTGGAATCAAACCAATTCTATTTATTAAAAGTGATGAAAATCTTGGTTTTGCCGGTGGTAATAATGTGGGTTTGCGTTATGCAATTTTTAATAGCTTCGACTATATGTGGTTGTTGAATAATGATACCGTAATTGAAAGTGATACATTGAAACAACTTGTAGATTATGGGGAATTGCATGCAAAGAAAAAGATTGGCATTATTGGGTCTAAATTATTATTGTATCACAAGCCGGATACCTTGCAGGGAATGGGAGCAGTGTTTAATAAATACTCGGGTAAATCAAAAATAATTGGAGCGCAACAAAAAGATATTGGGCAGTTTGATAATGCTGATGTACAATGCAATTATGTAATTGGTGCTGCTATGTTTGTACCTCGAAGTTTTGTGTTGGATGTAGGTGTTATGAGCGAAGATTATTTTTTATATAATGAAGAAAATGATTGGGCTTCTCGTGCAAAACGCAAGGGTTGGTCCGTAGGTGTTGCGGCAAAAAGTAAAGTGTATCACAAGCAGGGAGCAAGCACTGGCAATAGTCCGAAAAAAAGTAAATGGCAGATTAAAGCCTTGCATTATAAATATCGTGGGAAGATAAAATTGTATAAAAAATATTATCGCCCGCAACTGCCATTTCTGTATTTACATCTCCTCAGCAGAAGTGCAACTTATTTAGCAAAAGGAAATTTTAGTGAGGCCGCCGTTATTTATAAAGCCATTTTCAATACAAAGTTTTAA